The Chryseobacterium suipulveris genome window below encodes:
- a CDS encoding DUF4230 domain-containing protein, which yields MLKKYRFILWTVAGATVFFLAYLIYQMLQPNTASSGILILVMLLLGLVLGGVIAFLASGSLKAQAPIINESSHTIAESMRKVFKVVSAEGHFNEIYNYEETNKLLNFIPTKKKALVIVQAKVLVGYDFEKFKWEVDEQNRKVKLLNFPAPEILSTETDYKYYNIEEQFFNLFSKDDLAKIQQNGKKQVIEAAKKSHLPEVAAEQMRMLLTELLQTKNFFLENPSAISENKGMIDFKPN from the coding sequence ATGCTGAAAAAATATCGCTTCATATTATGGACTGTTGCGGGAGCTACAGTTTTCTTCCTGGCTTACCTGATCTACCAAATGCTTCAACCCAATACTGCGAGCAGCGGAATTCTGATTTTGGTGATGCTTCTTCTGGGGTTAGTTTTGGGTGGGGTGATTGCTTTCTTGGCAAGTGGAAGTTTAAAAGCGCAAGCACCGATAATCAATGAAAGTTCGCACACCATCGCTGAAAGTATGCGAAAGGTTTTCAAGGTGGTTTCTGCAGAAGGACATTTTAATGAAATCTACAATTACGAGGAAACGAACAAACTTTTAAATTTCATCCCGACCAAAAAAAAGGCGCTCGTTATCGTTCAGGCAAAAGTTTTGGTGGGTTACGATTTCGAAAAATTCAAATGGGAAGTTGATGAACAAAACCGAAAAGTGAAGCTGTTGAATTTTCCTGCACCAGAAATCCTTTCCACAGAAACCGATTACAAATATTACAATATCGAGGAACAGTTTTTCAATCTTTTCAGCAAAGACGACTTGGCAAAAATCCAGCAGAACGGTAAGAAGCAGGTGATTGAAGCAGCTAAGAAATCTCACCTGCCAGAAGTTGCGGCGGAACAGATGCGGATGCTCCTCACTGAACTTTTGCAAACTAAAAACTTC
- a CDS encoding NAD(P)H-dependent flavin oxidoreductase yields the protein MSNFIGFGAAKKLKVMNENQNRINQLFKIKYPIIQGGMIWHSGWRLASAVSKNGGLGLIGAGSMYPDILRENIQKCKAATDKPFGVNVPMLYPNLEEIIDIILEEGVKIVFTSAGNPKTYTETLQKEGLKVAHVVSSTKFALKCEEAGVDAIVAEGFEAGGHNGRDETTTLCLIPNVRKHVSKPLIAAGGIALGSQMKAAMILGADGVQIGSRFAATVEASSHENFKNKVISLNEGDTQLTLKELAPVRLVKNKFFHDLEKLYESGRNVEALKETLGRARAKRGMFEGDLEEGELEIGQVSALIDEILPVEKVFENLLKEYREATVFEW from the coding sequence ATGAGCAATTTTATAGGATTTGGCGCTGCCAAAAAACTGAAAGTGATGAACGAGAACCAAAATAGGATCAACCAACTTTTTAAAATTAAATATCCCATTATTCAGGGCGGGATGATTTGGCATTCCGGATGGAGATTAGCTTCGGCAGTTTCGAAAAATGGCGGTTTGGGATTGATCGGAGCCGGGAGTATGTATCCCGACATTCTTCGCGAAAACATCCAGAAATGTAAAGCCGCGACCGATAAACCTTTCGGGGTCAATGTTCCGATGCTTTACCCAAATCTGGAGGAAATCATCGATATTATTTTGGAAGAAGGCGTGAAGATCGTTTTCACCTCCGCAGGAAATCCCAAAACATACACCGAAACTTTACAGAAGGAAGGACTGAAAGTCGCCCATGTTGTCTCATCAACGAAGTTTGCCTTGAAGTGTGAAGAAGCCGGAGTTGATGCCATCGTTGCGGAAGGTTTCGAAGCAGGAGGACATAACGGAAGAGACGAAACCACGACACTTTGCCTGATTCCCAACGTTAGAAAGCATGTCTCAAAACCACTCATCGCTGCAGGAGGAATTGCGCTCGGTTCACAGATGAAAGCCGCGATGATTCTCGGTGCAGACGGAGTTCAGATCGGTTCCCGGTTCGCAGCGACTGTTGAGGCAAGTTCCCACGAAAACTTTAAAAACAAAGTCATTTCACTCAACGAAGGCGATACACAACTGACTTTGAAAGAGCTTGCTCCTGTTCGTTTGGTTAAAAATAAGTTCTTCCACGACCTTGAAAAACTATACGAATCGGGCAGAAATGTAGAAGCGCTCAAGGAAACCTTAGGAAGAGCCAGGGCAAAACGCGGTATGTTCGAAGGCGACCTGGAAGAAGGCGAACTCGAAATCGGGCAGGTTTCTGCTTTGATCGACGAAATTCTTCCCGTGGAAAAAGTTTTTGAAAATTTGCTGAAAGAATATCGAGAAGCGACAGTTTTCGAATGGTAG
- a CDS encoding peptidylprolyl isomerase yields the protein MNRNLKFAFILTILLGFFGTKINAQLKPGDLVDGIAAVVGDEIILESDIEDQANYAQQQGAKISDKCEFLESIVSNKLMIYEAKRDTLIENRSAAIKENATAKYNQILGQFPDEKTMLAAYKFRTSYEMKNAIEKIDTDNYYGQMKYGRITDKADVTPNEVTDFFNTYKYQLPMVKDEVSLSQIVMNPKLTDAHKNEIIAKLNKIKSDILAGESFESQARIYSEDPGSAANGGLYKNISKGKMVKPFEAAALNLQEGELSDPVESEFGYHLIQLVKKSGKQYDARHILLKAEPNADEIASAKKELDSIRTLITTGKLTFKEAAYRFSDDKKTKFNAGIVTAEDGSDKIEKLNLPPTISYHIAGLHKGDITDVFQDETQHGKVVSIVKIDDTIDAHQMDITTDYDRIRQMALNKVKNEMVEKWVKEKLPNVFISINDRYKNCTFKTDWRKDTASR from the coding sequence ATGAACAGGAATTTAAAATTCGCCTTTATCTTGACAATTCTTCTGGGATTTTTCGGTACGAAAATCAATGCCCAGCTGAAACCCGGCGATTTGGTTGACGGAATTGCGGCAGTTGTAGGTGACGAAATTATTTTGGAATCCGATATCGAGGATCAGGCAAATTACGCACAACAGCAGGGAGCAAAAATCTCTGATAAATGCGAGTTTCTTGAAAGTATCGTGAGCAACAAACTGATGATTTACGAAGCGAAAAGAGATACGCTGATCGAAAACCGTTCTGCAGCAATCAAGGAAAATGCAACTGCGAAATACAACCAGATTCTTGGTCAGTTCCCGGACGAAAAAACGATGCTCGCCGCGTACAAGTTCCGTACTTCCTACGAAATGAAAAACGCAATCGAGAAGATCGATACCGACAATTATTACGGTCAGATGAAATACGGCAGAATCACCGATAAAGCCGACGTGACACCAAACGAGGTGACCGATTTCTTCAATACCTACAAATACCAACTTCCGATGGTGAAAGACGAAGTGAGTCTTTCCCAGATCGTGATGAATCCTAAGCTTACAGATGCGCACAAAAATGAAATCATCGCCAAACTCAACAAGATTAAAAGCGATATTTTGGCGGGAGAATCTTTCGAAAGCCAGGCAAGAATTTATTCCGAAGATCCTGGTTCCGCTGCAAATGGTGGACTCTATAAAAATATTTCTAAAGGAAAAATGGTGAAGCCATTCGAAGCTGCCGCGCTCAATCTGCAGGAAGGCGAACTTTCCGATCCTGTGGAATCCGAGTTTGGTTACCACTTGATTCAGCTCGTCAAGAAAAGCGGTAAGCAATACGACGCACGACATATTCTCTTGAAAGCCGAACCGAACGCCGATGAAATTGCATCAGCCAAAAAAGAACTCGACAGTATCCGAACATTGATCACCACTGGAAAACTGACATTCAAGGAAGCGGCGTACAGGTTTTCTGACGACAAGAAAACCAAATTCAATGCAGGAATTGTGACCGCAGAAGACGGTTCTGACAAGATCGAAAAACTGAATCTTCCGCCGACAATTTCCTACCATATCGCAGGTTTGCACAAAGGCGATATCACCGATGTTTTCCAGGATGAAACGCAGCACGGGAAAGTGGTTTCCATCGTGAAAATCGACGATACGATCGATGCCCACCAAATGGACATTACCACTGATTACGACAGGATCAGACAGATGGCTTTAAATAAAGTTAAAAACGAGATGGTCGAAAAGTGGGTGAAGGAAAAACTCCCGAACGTCTTTATTTCCATCAACGACCGATACAAAAACTGTACATTCAAAACCGACTGGCGAAAAGACACTGCCTCGAGATAA
- a CDS encoding peptidylprolyl isomerase codes for MKKILGLMLLMSVGTFLNAQYLIIGKDSISLEQFKKEYQYGLENNGIEKTISATEDFHLLQQFAADMKVDTTAAFREKMMTREGELRAKFFFPKQVIDPVLNGYMKDLQTEKQVQVFFVQKTEGDTNNYQQIYSDVKSGKMKIEDAISKYSKGNPEAFYVKPGGLDNSIYSEVKTLPNNSFTKLYDTPRFVAFAKVLNSRPSLGYLVFGTISFPKDENSEATKTKIYADLKAGKTFQEVAKLYGANEHEKENGGVVMGSPTLPDEVYALFKGKQKGYYTPEPLVYGDKYFVFNIYNVEPYVLTDKNRDFYIRDMNSSLYGEVLQDKMLAYLKSDPTYKEFPEFQNVKKSYQNFNLAKDNSVLYQYKKHKTTVGDIRKMIGDKKAEAEKLPAAIWSESLVGVNGQDLMRFYSEDFSSQKDIKKELDEFRKGLYSDYIFSKYLNEEIAKHPEWLTKYYNENKSKYMWGNRADGRVAIISDEKLIKEIEKEIKDPKNWESLKTKYYGKLNDKKQILVNFEKGEMEEEAEVFTKYKVPFKTGIHHTKMGERNLVIAIDKILSPAQMTQEEASEMLKDAVTEQKLRETIATQKAKTKIVVQPGFISGLEKNFKK; via the coding sequence ATGAAAAAAATACTTGGATTAATGCTGCTGATGAGCGTTGGAACTTTTTTGAATGCCCAGTATCTGATCATCGGGAAAGACAGTATTTCGCTGGAGCAGTTTAAGAAAGAATACCAGTACGGACTGGAAAACAACGGAATCGAAAAAACAATTTCGGCGACGGAAGATTTCCATTTGCTGCAGCAGTTTGCCGCCGATATGAAAGTGGACACTACCGCTGCTTTCCGTGAAAAAATGATGACGAGAGAAGGAGAGCTCCGTGCGAAATTTTTCTTTCCGAAACAGGTGATCGATCCTGTGCTGAACGGTTATATGAAGGATCTGCAGACCGAGAAGCAGGTGCAGGTATTTTTTGTTCAGAAAACCGAAGGCGATACCAATAATTACCAGCAGATTTACAGCGACGTAAAATCTGGCAAAATGAAAATCGAGGATGCCATTTCCAAATACTCAAAAGGAAATCCTGAAGCATTCTATGTAAAACCAGGCGGATTGGACAACAGCATTTATTCTGAAGTGAAAACGCTTCCCAATAATTCTTTCACTAAACTTTACGACACGCCGAGATTTGTTGCTTTTGCCAAAGTTCTGAATTCTCGACCGTCGCTCGGTTATTTGGTTTTCGGGACGATTTCTTTTCCAAAAGATGAAAATTCGGAAGCGACTAAAACTAAAATCTATGCAGATTTAAAGGCAGGAAAAACTTTTCAGGAAGTGGCAAAACTTTACGGAGCCAACGAACACGAAAAAGAAAACGGCGGAGTGGTGATGGGTTCGCCAACACTTCCCGATGAGGTTTATGCACTCTTCAAAGGAAAGCAGAAAGGTTACTACACTCCTGAACCGTTGGTTTATGGTGATAAATATTTCGTTTTCAATATCTACAATGTGGAACCTTATGTATTGACCGACAAGAACCGCGATTTCTATATCCGCGATATGAACTCGTCGCTTTACGGTGAAGTTTTACAGGACAAAATGCTTGCTTATCTGAAATCGGATCCCACTTATAAGGAGTTTCCCGAGTTTCAGAATGTAAAGAAATCGTACCAGAATTTCAATCTGGCGAAAGACAATTCAGTTCTTTACCAATACAAAAAACATAAAACGACAGTTGGCGACATCCGCAAAATGATCGGCGACAAAAAAGCGGAGGCAGAAAAACTTCCCGCTGCAATTTGGAGCGAATCGCTTGTAGGAGTGAACGGACAGGATTTGATGAGGTTCTACAGTGAGGATTTCAGTTCACAGAAAGACATTAAGAAAGAATTGGACGAATTCCGAAAAGGACTGTACTCCGACTATATTTTCTCGAAATACCTGAACGAAGAAATTGCGAAACATCCTGAATGGCTCACCAAATACTACAACGAGAACAAGTCGAAGTACATGTGGGGAAACAGAGCCGATGGTAGAGTGGCGATTATTTCTGACGAAAAACTGATCAAAGAAATCGAGAAAGAGATCAAAGATCCTAAAAACTGGGAATCCCTGAAAACCAAATATTACGGAAAACTGAACGACAAAAAACAAATCCTCGTAAACTTCGAAAAAGGCGAAATGGAGGAAGAGGCAGAAGTCTTCACCAAGTACAAAGTTCCGTTTAAGACAGGAATCCATCATACGAAAATGGGTGAGAGAAACCTCGTGATCGCGATCGACAAAATTCTTTCACCGGCACAAATGACTCAGGAGGAAGCTTCGGAAATGCTGAAAGATGCGGTAACTGAACAAAAACTCCGCGAAACCATCGCCACCCAAAAAGCAAAAACCAAAATCGTGGTGCAGCCGGGTTTCATCAGCGGGCTCGAAAAGAATTTTAAGAAATAA
- a CDS encoding PfkB family carbohydrate kinase yields MKLLVVGSVAFDAIETPFGKTDKILGGAATYITLASSILKVPSGIVSIVGGDFPQSDLDMLSERGINIEGIEIVKDGKTFFWSGKYHNDLNSRDTLVTEVNVLENFDPKIPDSMQDADVLLLGNLHPGVQLSVLDKMNHRPKLVILDTMNFWMDTAWDTLMQMIARTDVITINDEEARQLSGEYSLVKAAKKIHKMGPSYVIIKKGEHGALLFHDGKIFAIPALPLEDVFDPTGAGDTFAGGFAAYLAKREEFDFETMKSALIVGSAMASFAVEKFGTEKLQEIEEGEMIARIKNFKDLTTFEVEV; encoded by the coding sequence ATGAAACTATTAGTTGTTGGTTCGGTTGCATTCGACGCGATTGAGACCCCGTTCGGAAAAACCGATAAAATCTTAGGTGGTGCTGCAACGTACATCACCCTTGCTTCGTCAATCCTCAAAGTTCCTTCGGGAATCGTTTCCATTGTTGGTGGCGATTTTCCGCAGTCGGATCTGGATATGCTTTCCGAAAGAGGCATCAATATCGAGGGAATCGAAATTGTGAAAGACGGGAAAACCTTTTTTTGGAGCGGGAAATACCACAACGATCTGAATTCCAGAGACACTTTGGTGACCGAAGTGAATGTTTTGGAAAACTTTGACCCAAAAATTCCTGATTCCATGCAGGATGCGGATGTGCTCTTGCTCGGAAACCTTCATCCGGGAGTGCAACTTTCCGTGCTTGATAAAATGAACCACCGTCCGAAATTGGTCATTCTTGACACGATGAATTTCTGGATGGATACAGCGTGGGATACTTTAATGCAGATGATTGCCAGAACCGACGTGATCACGATTAACGACGAGGAAGCAAGACAGCTTTCTGGTGAATATTCTTTGGTAAAGGCAGCGAAGAAAATCCACAAAATGGGCCCAAGTTATGTGATCATCAAAAAAGGTGAACACGGCGCATTGCTGTTCCACGACGGAAAAATCTTTGCGATTCCTGCACTTCCTCTAGAAGATGTTTTCGATCCGACAGGAGCGGGAGATACTTTCGCGGGAGGTTTTGCGGCATATCTTGCAAAGCGGGAGGAATTCGATTTCGAAACGATGAAGTCTGCACTGATCGTTGGTTCGGCGATGGCTTCTTTCGCGGTTGAAAAATTCGGTACCGAAAAACTTCAGGAAATCGAGGAAGGAGAAATGATCGCGAGAATCAAGAACTTCAAAGATCTGACGACTTTCGAAGTTGAGGTTTAA
- the gldD gene encoding gliding motility lipoprotein GldD, with product MFKKLIFTFLGFSLFSCAKDAKPKPSGELRLEYPEAKYQQYSSPCGFRFEYSDFAKIENAKENCWYYISYPKMRAKVFLTYFPVKNDFDLHVKESEKMVYEHTVKATSIDTKSFSYPERKVFGNFYELKGPSASNLQFFVTDSTRHYVTANLYFNTRPKPDSLAPAVDYIKKDLLHLIDTFQWK from the coding sequence ATGTTTAAAAAACTCATTTTCACTTTTTTAGGATTTTCCCTGTTTTCCTGCGCCAAAGATGCGAAACCGAAACCATCGGGTGAGCTGCGGTTGGAATATCCGGAAGCGAAATACCAGCAGTACTCGTCGCCGTGCGGTTTCAGGTTTGAGTATTCCGATTTCGCTAAAATTGAGAATGCGAAAGAAAATTGCTGGTACTATATTTCTTACCCGAAAATGAGGGCGAAAGTTTTCCTCACTTATTTTCCGGTAAAGAATGATTTTGACCTCCACGTGAAGGAATCCGAGAAGATGGTTTATGAGCACACCGTTAAGGCAACCTCGATCGACACGAAGTCTTTCAGCTATCCTGAACGAAAAGTTTTCGGAAATTTTTATGAGTTAAAGGGACCATCGGCATCCAATCTTCAGTTTTTTGTGACCGATTCCACGAGACATTATGTGACCGCGAATCTGTATTTCAACACCCGTCCGAAACCTGATTCATTGGCACCTGCAGTTGATTATATTAAAAAAGATTTGCTCCATTTAATCGATACTTTCCAGTGGAAATAA
- the mutY gene encoding A/G-specific adenine glycosylase, producing MKPKKQNADFLHVGEKLLAWYEISGRDLPFRKTKDPYKIWICEIIFQQTRIEQGLNHYKNFIKRFPDLETLANADTDEVLLYWKGLGYYSRALNLHKAAKQIIEDFNGKFPENYDDILKLKGVGKYTAAAISSICFNEKIPAVDGNFYRVLSRVFADDFDISNSKAFNYFSELALMMMPKNEAGHFNEAMMDLGSEICKPKNPKCEICPLNKNCIAFNTGNIQNFPVKSKKVKPTDLELTYYFVEFKDRFLIRQRNDGFIWKKLYEFPTEIPDEFENYITHQKTVNHKLTHKNLTIHFYKVSLNSKKGFEEFAVKNGFRISSQDDAALKSFPKSLENYLAENV from the coding sequence TTGAAACCGAAAAAACAAAATGCTGATTTTCTTCACGTTGGTGAGAAACTTTTGGCTTGGTACGAAATCAGCGGCAGAGATTTGCCTTTCCGAAAAACCAAAGATCCCTACAAAATCTGGATTTGCGAAATTATTTTTCAGCAGACCAGAATCGAGCAGGGTTTGAACCATTACAAAAACTTCATCAAACGTTTCCCGGATTTAGAAACTTTAGCAAATGCCGATACAGACGAGGTTTTACTTTATTGGAAAGGACTCGGCTATTATTCCAGAGCATTAAATCTACACAAAGCGGCGAAACAGATCATAGAAGATTTTAATGGAAAATTCCCCGAAAACTACGACGACATTCTAAAATTAAAGGGAGTCGGGAAATATACTGCTGCAGCCATTTCAAGTATTTGCTTTAATGAAAAAATTCCAGCGGTTGATGGCAATTTCTACCGGGTTTTATCTAGGGTTTTTGCCGATGATTTCGACATTTCCAATTCAAAGGCATTCAATTATTTCTCTGAACTGGCATTGATGATGATGCCCAAAAACGAAGCTGGCCATTTCAACGAGGCGATGATGGATCTGGGTTCCGAAATCTGCAAACCGAAAAATCCGAAATGTGAAATCTGTCCTTTAAATAAAAACTGCATTGCTTTCAATACTGGCAATATTCAGAATTTCCCTGTGAAATCAAAGAAAGTAAAGCCAACCGATCTTGAGTTGACTTACTATTTTGTTGAATTCAAAGACCGCTTCCTGATCCGACAAAGGAACGATGGCTTCATCTGGAAAAAGCTCTACGAATTTCCCACAGAAATCCCCGATGAATTTGAAAACTACATCACGCACCAAAAAACGGTCAACCATAAACTGACCCACAAAAATCTGACGATCCATTTCTATAAAGTGTCATTAAACTCGAAAAAGGGCTTTGAAGAATTTGCTGTTAAAAACGGTTTCCGAATCTCTTCTCAGGACGACGCGGCTTTGAAGTCCTTCCCAAAATCTTTGGAGAATTATCTTGCTGAAAATGTGTAG
- a CDS encoding HU family DNA-binding protein, whose amino-acid sequence MTKAELVNTISNKLGTEKNETQKVVEAFMQEIRTSMYNGDNVYLRGFGSFIIKTRAAKTGRNISKNTAIEIPAHNIPAFKPSKTFVEKVKAKVAVK is encoded by the coding sequence ATGACAAAGGCAGAATTGGTAAACACCATCTCGAATAAATTGGGAACCGAAAAGAATGAGACTCAGAAAGTTGTAGAAGCATTTATGCAGGAAATCAGAACCTCAATGTACAATGGCGACAATGTTTATTTAAGAGGTTTCGGATCATTCATCATCAAAACCAGAGCAGCAAAAACGGGGAGAAACATCTCTAAGAACACCGCAATCGAAATCCCGGCTCACAATATCCCAGCTTTCAAACCTTCGAAAACTTTCGTGGAAAAAGTAAAAGCAAAAGTTGCAGTAAAATAA
- a CDS encoding Rne/Rng family ribonuclease, which yields MKKELIISHEDEQSKIALLEDGRLFELHEQEDKSDFVVGDLFIGKVRKLAPNLNAAFVNIGYEKDAFLHYQDLGPQFMTYKKFLKDTVTKKQQTSSLKNFEIQKEINKNGTVDKVIAKDESVLLQITKEPISTKGPRISTQISLTGRFLVLIPFDKSVSISKKINNSEEKERLRTLIESIKPEGFGVIIRTVAEGKKVAELHNDMNQLVQKWETAFKNIQKNKVPSRVLNEEDKASAILRDNFNADYVSIICDDEQMVNDMRNYLEVIAPEKKNIVQFYDKPTPLLEYYNVEKQLKQSFGKHVNISGSKGAYLVIEHTEALHVVDVNSGPNINSAPSNRDHALNVNKMAATEIARQLRLRDMGGIIVIDFIDMTNPEHRKELYEHLKNEMKRDKARHKILPPSKFGLIQITRQRTRPEKQIETKEENPNASGEILAPIVVVERMEEVIRNMMQKEKGRLFLHVHPFVEAYLTKGLVSIQTKWYLRYKKWVTIIPRDSFKYLEYKLVNAKKEELVSYSN from the coding sequence ATGAAGAAAGAACTGATTATATCACATGAAGATGAGCAATCCAAAATTGCCCTGCTCGAAGACGGACGGCTTTTTGAACTCCATGAACAGGAGGACAAATCCGACTTCGTGGTGGGCGACTTATTTATCGGCAAGGTAAGGAAACTCGCACCCAACCTCAACGCGGCATTCGTAAACATCGGCTACGAAAAGGACGCGTTCCTGCACTACCAGGATTTGGGACCGCAGTTTATGACGTACAAAAAATTCCTGAAGGACACCGTCACCAAAAAACAGCAAACCTCATCGCTGAAAAATTTCGAAATCCAGAAGGAAATCAACAAGAACGGCACCGTTGACAAAGTCATCGCCAAAGACGAAAGCGTACTGCTTCAGATTACCAAAGAACCCATCTCCACCAAAGGTCCGAGAATCTCAACGCAGATTTCTTTGACGGGAAGATTCCTGGTTCTGATCCCGTTTGACAAAAGCGTTTCCATTTCGAAGAAAATCAACAACAGCGAAGAAAAAGAGCGGCTTCGAACACTGATCGAAAGCATTAAACCGGAAGGTTTCGGCGTGATCATCAGAACCGTGGCTGAAGGAAAAAAAGTGGCAGAACTCCACAACGATATGAACCAATTGGTTCAGAAATGGGAAACCGCGTTCAAAAACATCCAGAAAAATAAAGTTCCGAGCAGAGTCCTGAACGAAGAAGACAAAGCGTCGGCAATCCTGCGCGACAACTTCAATGCAGACTATGTTTCGATCATCTGTGACGACGAACAGATGGTGAACGATATGAGAAACTACCTGGAAGTGATCGCTCCCGAAAAGAAAAACATCGTGCAGTTCTACGACAAACCTACTCCACTTCTGGAATATTACAACGTAGAGAAACAGCTGAAACAGAGCTTCGGGAAACACGTCAATATTTCCGGTTCCAAAGGTGCGTATCTCGTGATTGAACATACGGAAGCACTTCACGTGGTGGATGTGAACTCGGGTCCGAACATCAACTCGGCTCCTTCCAACAGAGACCACGCGCTGAATGTGAATAAAATGGCGGCAACCGAAATCGCACGCCAACTCCGACTGAGAGATATGGGTGGAATCATTGTGATCGACTTCATCGATATGACAAACCCCGAACACCGAAAAGAACTGTACGAACACCTGAAAAACGAAATGAAGCGCGACAAAGCGCGACACAAAATCCTGCCGCCGAGCAAGTTTGGACTCATCCAGATTACGCGTCAAAGAACGCGACCCGAAAAACAAATCGAAACCAAAGAAGAAAATCCCAACGCATCGGGCGAAATCCTCGCACCAATCGTGGTTGTGGAAAGAATGGAAGAAGTAATCCGAAATATGATGCAGAAAGAAAAAGGCCGACTCTTCCTGCACGTGCATCCGTTTGTGGAGGCGTACCTCACGAAAGGTTTGGTAAGCATCCAGACCAAATGGTACTTGCGCTACAAAAAATGGGTAACGATCATTCCCCGTGATTCCTTTAAATATTTAGAGTACAAACTCGTGAATGCGAAGAAGGAGGAACTGGTGAGTTATTCGAATTAA
- a CDS encoding NUMOD4 domain-containing protein, which yields MILLNEKEMMHKEIWEPIEFDFVYIDNNRYEISNFGRVRSFNRSSDGKILKGSTTEGYNIFRFKFHKAKTPEFIELTDFMKSEIADLKKEYKLKPTSSTFKQIEKKSVKLSKILAKNLKQRTIHHHFLVHRKVAEIFIPKESEDQTIVAHLDFNKQNNKSSNLKWMTPEENAKHQQKSPYVIAEQNIRKTRKRKSGAKLDVTQVMLIKKQLKRGIPNRRIAKNFNVSEMQIHRIKTGENWGHIEVS from the coding sequence TTGATTCTGCTAAATGAAAAAGAGATGATGCATAAAGAGATTTGGGAACCCATCGAGTTCGATTTCGTTTATATCGACAACAACCGCTACGAGATTTCAAACTTTGGAAGGGTGAGAAGTTTCAACAGATCTTCCGACGGAAAAATCCTGAAAGGTTCTACAACCGAAGGTTACAATATCTTCCGATTCAAATTTCACAAAGCCAAAACTCCAGAGTTTATCGAGCTTACCGATTTCATGAAATCAGAAATCGCCGACCTGAAAAAAGAGTACAAACTGAAACCTACCAGTTCCACCTTTAAACAGATCGAGAAAAAATCCGTGAAGCTGAGCAAGATTCTTGCAAAGAACCTTAAACAGCGCACAATACACCACCATTTTCTGGTTCACCGAAAAGTTGCAGAAATTTTTATTCCTAAGGAAAGCGAAGACCAAACCATCGTCGCGCACCTCGATTTCAACAAGCAAAACAACAAATCATCCAACCTGAAATGGATGACTCCCGAAGAAAATGCGAAGCATCAACAAAAAAGTCCTTATGTGATCGCCGAACAAAACATTAGAAAAACCAGAAAAAGAAAAAGCGGCGCGAAACTGGATGTAACTCAGGTGATGCTCATCAAAAAGCAGCTGAAACGCGGAATCCCAAACCGACGGATCGCCAAAAACTTCAACGTTTCCGAAATGCAGATCCACCGAATCAAGACTGGTGAAAACTGGGGACATATCGAAGTCAGCTGA
- a CDS encoding NUDIX hydrolase, whose product MEIFGRDLLQKIKEAELHGENAHAIYSPPYRPLFTYEEILTKNPKFAAVNILLYLKDNEWWFPLIVRSTNEHDRHSGQISLPGGKKEESDVDFAATAKRETSEEMGIDEHYVRIIRELSPIYIPPSNFYVRPYISYTKKNPKFILQETEAVELIEFPVSSLLNLIEKPEMMALPSSRGVQVPVINFNNYLVWGATSMILSEFSQLLKNL is encoded by the coding sequence ATGGAAATTTTTGGAAGAGATTTACTGCAGAAAATCAAGGAAGCGGAACTCCACGGTGAAAATGCGCACGCCATTTATTCGCCTCCTTACCGACCGCTTTTCACCTACGAGGAAATCCTCACGAAAAACCCCAAATTTGCCGCCGTCAATATTCTGCTATACCTGAAGGACAACGAATGGTGGTTTCCGCTTATTGTGAGAAGTACCAACGAACACGACCGACACAGCGGACAGATCTCGCTTCCTGGCGGAAAAAAAGAGGAAAGCGATGTCGATTTTGCAGCGACCGCAAAACGGGAAACCTCCGAAGAAATGGGAATCGACGAGCATTACGTGAGAATCATCCGCGAACTGTCGCCGATCTATATTCCGCCGAGCAATTTCTATGTTCGTCCGTATATTTCATACACGAAGAAAAATCCGAAATTCATCCTTCAGGAAACCGAAGCGGTCGAGCTGATCGAGTTCCCCGTTTCATCATTGCTGAATCTCATCGAAAAGCCAGAAATGATGGCACTCCCAAGTTCACGCGGTGTGCAAGTTCCCGTCATCAATTTCAACAATTATTTGGTTTGGGGAGCGACTTCAATGATTTTAAGTGAATTCAGCCAATTATTGAAAAATTTGTAA